A region from the Onthophagus taurus isolate NC chromosome 8, IU_Otau_3.0, whole genome shotgun sequence genome encodes:
- the LOC111413438 gene encoding uncharacterized protein: MLFSDQGTNFVGADNKLRELAAATGTSFGINWHFNPPGGPHFNGLSEAGVKSVKNHLTRVIGEQILTFEEMYTVLTQVEAVLNSRPLYPMSGDANDLQPLTPAHFLVLGPLNSELPEPNLTKRPLNRLDRWNLIQRMVQDFWGRWRDEYLHTLQQRHKWSENSPGINVGDLVVIKHDQKPPLQWTFGRVCDIHPGQDGLVRVVSVNTTNGVLVRPVSKICLLPKKNRDNCN, encoded by the coding sequence ATGTTATTTAGCGACCAAGGAACAAACTTTGTGGGAGCTGACAACAAACTTCGTGAATTGGCCGCAGCAACTGGTACCTCCTTTGGGATCAACTGGCACTTTAATCCTCCCGGAGGCCCCCATTTCAATGGATTATCTGAGGCGGGAGTAAAATCGGTGAAAAACCATCTCACAAGAGTTATCGGAGAGCAGATACTTACATTCGAAGAAATGTACACCGTCTTAACACAAGTGGAAGCAGTATTAAATTCAAGGCCGTTGTATCCGATGTCAGGTGATGCAAATGACTTACAACCCTTAACCCCCGCgcattttttagttttaggtcCACTTAATTCCGAATTACCGGAACCTAACCTTACAAAACGACCGTTAAATCGTCTTGACCGTTGGAACCTAATCCAAAGGATGGTCCAAGATTTCTGGGGGCGCTGGCGTGACGAGTATTTGCACACACTACAACAGAGACACAAATGGTCGGAAAATTCTCCAGGAATTAACGTTGGAGACCTTGTTGTTATAAAACACGACCAAAAACCGCCACTTCAATGGACATTTGGGCGCGTATGCGACATCCACCCTGGCCAAGATGGACTCGTTCGCGTCGTATCTGTTAACACCACCAATGGCGTTTTGGTTCGACCTGTTTCAAAGATTTGTTTGTTACCAAAAAAGAATCGtgataattgtaattaa
- the LOC139430966 gene encoding uncharacterized protein, whose product MDKLTKLKLRRSVFQNRLTEARDSGQTASDDSSLQLIFLEQAKRADKAYDEFTTIHNQIIGLIEETDFDDQDKIRKDVDTAYFTIKALFHKMQQPDASDSVPAPSTPKLNKIVIPTFDGNYKNWPTFFDLFRTLIHENDSLSPVAKYQYLLTSLKGEAFNLLKGLPVTNENYSIAYTTLKRRYQNKRHLATLYFNEIINLKPVHDESSKSFRHFIDTFKENVEGFRSLKFPVQHWDFLLFNLLLLKINTATKTKFESEHASVEIPTYTQLIDFLEKQAKALNSVSLTSNEKTHLNQSKSSQNIRNKPSINLKVEEATKIKCVLCSQSHPLYRCSTFHAKSAADRLSFARDNNLCRNCLNNSHQTNSCSSTHRCRVCHQKHHSSLHFDNFKSSLVHVGTTACDVSQTSDPTNQQIILPIAFLQIKDRFGTLHLVRALIDSGSMSNFITAKLAKKLRLPRTRNTSLEIRGLNSMTSVCNKGKVKCYVQPCHTSQPSFDFDAIITPNICSDQPTYQDIQMAYEHLKNLNFQKEFKSNLKEVDLLLGAELVPQILTSGRIRGGPNDPVAVESVFGWLLMGRSSLSSSTPTSTCLSTIASSCSLDHTIQKFWEIESIPVKSVFTPEEEACEKHFRDNYTRTTGGRFIVSLPFKSNKPTLGDSYQTALKRFKSLENRLLKNPSLHDDYISFMSDYLSSGHMSLNTVSSPLSSATYYIPHHCVMRAESASTKLRVVFDASAISSNGKSLNDNLLIGPKLQQDIVKVLLNFRCYKFAFTCDIKQMYRQILISPQDRNYQRILWRFSPQEPLQEFILNTVTYGVSSAPFLALRTLLELANLYINEYPLAANILKNNIYVDDIVTGTNSIKEGLTLQKELITLLKKGGFELRKWASNCNEILRSVSESDIQTPISMDYDEISCVKVLGLQWDPNSDMFHYSYSPRPSLSTKRSILSDISRIYDPLGFLTPCTFKAKCFIQQLWQLNLDWDEIPPYHIAQNWQDFRVKLKLLSNLRVPRLIIPDDSNSIQLHLFCDASQSGYCAVAYFRCVTPQSVTTSFICGKSRVAPLKTLSVPRLELCAAVLLADLLKIIQENLSPEIKITSVTAWSDSQVVLNWVTSLPHK is encoded by the coding sequence ATGGACAAgcttacaaaattaaagttacgaCGAAGTGTTTTCCAAAATCGTCTTACCGAGGCTCGAGACAGTGGTCAAACTGCTTCCGATGATTCCTCTCTACAACTCATCTTTCTTGAACAAGCCAAACGTGCTGATAAAGCTTACGACGAATTTACAACCATTCACAATCAAATTATAGGACTTATTGAAGAAACAGACTTTGATGATCAAGATAAAATTCGCAAAGATGTTGATACGGCCTATTTTACTATAAAGGCTCTCTTTCACAAAATGCAACAACCCGATGCTTCCGATTCTGTTCCAGCTCCGTCTACgcctaaattaaataaaattgtcatTCCGACTTTCGatggaaattataaaaactggccgacattttttgatttatttagaacGTTAATTCATGAAAACGATTCCTTGTCACCAGTGGCAAAGTATCAATATTTGCTTACTTCCTTGAAAGGAGAAgcgtttaatttgttaaaggGCCTTCCCGTCACAAATGAAAACTATTCCATTGCCTATACCACcttaaaaagaagatatcaGAACAAGCGTCATTTGGCTACGCTTTATTTTAACgagattataaatttaaaacctgTTCATGATGAATCGTCCAAGTCTTTCCGACATTTTATTGATACCTTCAAAGAGAATGTTGAAGGGTTTCGATCGCTTAAGTTTCCCGTTCAACATTGGGATTTTCTCTTATTCAATCTTCTTCTTCTGAAGATCAACACCGCAACAAAGACGAAATTTGAATCCGAACACGCGTCAGTTGAAATTCCAACGTACACTCAATTAATTGATTTCCTGGAAAAGCAGGCAAAAGCTTTGAATTCAGTTTCACTCACGTCAAATGAAAAAACTCACCTGAATCAATCAAAATCGTCTCAAAATATTCGTAACAAGCCATCCATCAATCTGAAGGTTGAAGAGgccacaaaaattaaatgtgtgTTGTGTTCCCAATCACATCCATTATATCGATGTTCAACATTTCACGCAAAATCTGCAGCCGATAGATTATCATTTGCCAGAGACAACAACTTATGTCGCAATTGCCTTAATAACTCGCATCAAACAAATAGCTGTTCATCTACTCATCGTTGTAGAGTTTGCCATCAAAAACACCACAGCTCTTTACActtcgataattttaaatcgtcaTTGGTTCACGTTGGAACTACAGCCTGTGATGTCAGTCAAACCTCCGACCCTACAAATCAACAGATTATTTTACCGATCGCCTTTTTGCAAATCAAAGATCGATTTGGTACATTACATCTCGTTCGAGCCTTAATAGACTCAGGAAGTATGTCCAACTTCATTACAGCAAAACTTGCTAAAAAACTTCGTTTGCCTCGGACTCGAAATACTTCATTGGAAATCAGAGGCCTTAATTCTATGACTTCTGTATGCAACAAaggaaaagttaaatgttatGTTCAACCATGCCACACGTCACAACCgtcttttgattttgatgcCATAATTACACCCAACATATGCTCTGATCAACCCACTTATCAAGACATTCAAATGGCTTATGAACatctaaaaaacttaaattttcaaaaggaaTTTAAATCGAATCTTAAAGAAGTTGATTTACTTCTGGGTGCGGAATTAGTACCTCAAATCCTTACTAGTGGTCGTATACGAGGAGGTCCCAACGATCCAGTCGCAGTTGAATCCGTTTTCGGTTGGTTGCTTATGGGACGTTCTTCATTATCTTCATCGACACCAACATCAACTTGTTTGTCAACGATAGCTTCTTCATGTTCACTTGATCATACGATACAAAAGTTTTGGGAAATTGAGTCGATTCCCGTGAAATCTGTATTCACCCCGGAAGAAGAAGCCTGTGAAAAACATTTCCGAGATAATTATACACGTACGACTGGTGGTAGATTCATCGTTTCCTTACCCTTCAAGTCCAATAAACCTACACTGGGAGATTCCTATCAAACTGCTCTCAAAAGATTTAAATCCTTAGAAAACCGTTTGCTTAAAAATCCTTCTTTACATGACGATTACATATCCTTTATGTCTGATTATCTTTCCTCCGGTCACATGTCTTTAAATACCGTCAGCTCACCTCTTTCCTCAGCCACATACTACATTCCTCATCATTGTGTAATGCGCGCAGAAAGCGCATCCACCAAGCTTCGTGTCGTCTTCGACGCCTCGGCGATATCTTCGAATGGGAAATCGTTAAACGATAACTTACTGATTGGTCCCAAGTTACAACAGGACATCGTCAAGGTTTTGCttaattttcgatgttacaaatTTGCCTTCACGTGCGACATAAAGCAGATGTACCGCCAAATTTTGATTTCCCCTCAAGATAGGAATTATCAACGAATCCTTTGGCGATTCTCTCCTCAAGAGCCATTACAAGAATTCATTCTTAATACAGTTACGTATGGCGTATCATCGGCTCCGTTCTTAGCCCTGCGCACTCTGTTGGAACTGGCTAATCTATATATTAATGAATATCCTTTAGCtgcaaatatcttaaaaaataatatctacgTTGATGATATCGTCACTGGGACAAATTCCATCAAAGAAGGTCTTACCTTACAAAAGGAATTAATCacacttttaaaaaaaggagGTTTTGAGCTGAGGAAGTGGGCCAGTAACTGCAACGAAATCTTACGATCGGTCTCGGAAAGCGATATACAAACTCCAATATCAATGGACTACGATGAAATATCCTGCGTCAAGGTTCTGGGACTACAATGGGACCCCAATAGCGATATGTTTCACTATTCCTATTCTCCTCGTCCCTCACTTTCCACAAAACGATCTATTTTGTCTGACATTTCTCGCATCTATGACCCTTTGGGCTTTTTAACCCCCTGTACCTTTAAagcaaaatgttttattcagCAACTTTGGCAACTGAATCTTGACTGGGATGAAATTCCTCCATATCACATTGCTCAAAATTGGCAAGATTTtagagttaaattaaaattattatctaacTTACGTGTACCACGATTAATAATTCCCGATGACTCAAACTCAATCCAACTTCATTTGTTTTGCGACGCTTCGCAGAGTGGCTACTGTGCGGTAGCATATTTTCGATGTGTTACACCTCAATCTGTGACGACTTCTTTTATCTGCGGTAAATCCCGCGTAGCTCCTCTTAAAACTCTCTCAGTCCCTCGACTTGAGCTTTGTGCAGCGGTATTGCTCGccgatcttttaaaaattattcaggAAAATCTATCtcctgaaattaaaataacctcTGTTACCGCCTGGTCAGATTCCCAGGTTGTTTTAAATTGGGTAACTTCTTTACCTCACAAATAG